The following proteins are co-located in the Pochonia chlamydosporia 170 chromosome 6, whole genome shotgun sequence genome:
- a CDS encoding DnaJ domain-containing protein (similar to Coccidioides immitis RS XP_001240954.1), whose translation MVVDTAYYDTLGVQPTASELEIKKAYRKLAIVHHPDKNPDDPTAHEKFQAIGEAYQVLSDKELRGAYDKFGKDHAKPQEGFTDPAEFFTSIFGGEAFQDWIGEISLMKDLTATMDITMNEGDEEIEEGKEDAEFPGTEEAKKQSAKEHAEKETAAGQPPTANAPPPPTVVIDEEKSSSGQASTAGAGPTPPPRSEATSPAPSSSSRSRTQIPLRPALADHPHDEASLQAAEDELRQKEKKKGGLTKEQREQLAAYEKERALIRQKRVGTLSEKLLDRVSVWTETDKGDDVTRAFQEKMRLEVENLKMESFGIDILHAIGQTYVSKASGLLRSQKFLGIGGFFSRLKDKGTLVKDTWNTISSALDAQQTVEDMAKMEAKGGDDWTEEKRVEYERRVTGKILTAAWRGSKFEIQSVLREVCDSVLYDKKVSLSKRLERAQALVLIGDIFLKAQRTPEEEGDYLVFEQLVAEAAMKKDKDEDKRKKDKKDKHHHHRHAEEVANDAPNVPKA comes from the exons ATGGTTGTCGACACCGCTTATTACGACACCCTCGGTGTGCAGCCCACGGCCAGTGAGCTCGAGATCAAGAAGGCTTATCGCAAGCTGGCTATTGTGCATCATCCAG ACAAGAACCCCGATGATCCCACCGCCCACGAAAAGTTTCAAGCCATCGGCGAAGCCTACCAAGTTCTTTCCGATAAGGAGCTTCGCGGGGCGTACGACAAATTCGGCAAAGACCATGCGAAGCCTCAAGAGGGCTTCACCGATCCAGCCGAATTCTTCACctccatctttggcggcgaagCGTTCCAGGACTGGATCGGCGAGATCAGCCTCATGAAGGACCTCACAGCAACCATGGACATTACCATGAACGAAGGCGACGAAGAgattgaagaaggcaaagaggatgCCGAATTCCCCGGCAccgaagaagccaagaaacAAAGCGCAAAGGAACACGCAGAAAAGGAGACGGCCGCTGGACAACCCCCTACGGCGAAcgctcctccaccaccaaccgTCGTCATCGACGAGGAAAAGTCCAGCAGCGGGCAAGCCAGCACCGCCGGCGCAGGACCTACACCTCCCCCCCGATCAGAAGCCACCTCCCCagcaccatcctcctcctcacgCAGCCGAACGCAAATCCCCCTCCGACCCGCGCTGGCCGACCACCCCCACGATGAAGCAAGCCTCCAAGCCGCCGAAGACGAGCTCCGccaaaaggagaagaagaagggcggcCTCACCAAAGAACAGCGAGAACAGCTCGCCGCCTACGAAAAGGAGCGCGCGCTCATCCGCCAAAAGCGAGTCGGCACCCTCTCCGAAAAGCTCCTCGACCGCGTGAGCGTCTGGACCGAGACCGACAAGGGCGACGACGTCACGCGTGCCTTCCAGGAAAAGATGCGCCTCGAGGTGGAAAACCTCAAGATGGAGTCGTtcggcatcgacatcctccaCGCCATTGGCCAAACGTACGTGTCCAAAGCATCCGGCCTGCTACGGAGCCAGAAGTTCCTCGGAATCggcggcttcttcagccgcctcaaggacaagggcACCCTCGTAAAGGACACCTGGAACACAATCAGCAGCGCGCTCGACGCCCAACAAACCGTCGAggacatggccaagatggaggcCAAGGGCGGCGACGACTGGACCGAAGAGAAGCGCGTCGAGTACGAGCGCCGCGTCACCGGCAAGATCCTCACCGCCGCATGGCGCGGAAGCAAGTTTGAGATTCAGAGCGTGTTGCGCGAAGTGTGCGACTCGGTGCTGTACGATAAGAAGGTATCCCTTTCTAAGCGATTAGAACGTGCGCAGGCGCTCGTCCTCATTGGCGATATTTTCCTCAAG GCCCAGAGAACTcccgaagaagaaggcgactACCTCGTCTTTGAGCAGCTCGTCGCCGAAGCAGCcatgaagaaggacaaggatgaGGATAAGCGGAAAAAGGATAAAAAGGATaaacatcaccatcaccgtcatGCGGAGGAAGTTGCCAATGATGCACCCAATGTGCCCAAGGCGTAG
- a CDS encoding K+/H+ antiporter (similar to Neosartorya fischeri NRRL 181 XP_001262224.1) — MSTVSSVVSAATKTLSSAAATSTADRAASQGGIIDGANPTKYNPKDPITLFIIQVVLIVIVCHLLHWPLSKIRQPRVIAEVVGGIILGPSVMGRIPGFRETIFPDASIPNLSTVANLGLILYLFLIGLETDVRFLISNWRIATSVAVAGLALPFGVGCALAYGVYHAFRTDAGLVPIKFEVYMLFIGIAVAITAFPVLCRILTELKLLDTNVGVITLSAGVANDVVGWILLALCVALVNAGSGLNSLWILLTALGYMLFLVFLIKPALMWLLRRNGSIEHGPSQSVISLILLIALISAFFTGIIGIHPIFGGFMAGLIIPRQERFNIRVTEKLEDLIGALFLPLYFTLSGLNTNLGLLDSGAAWGYVFATTFAAFFSKIIGASVAARFSGLVWRESFSIGVLMSCKGLVELIVLNIGLQANILSTRTFTIFVVMALLTTFATTPIVSVLYPPWYQVKIAAWRRGEIDWDTGAPITSPTTSSDGAKDETPSIERVNRLLVYLRLDNMPSLLRLLAMFGNTSTEITPAASDTGNDEIQDVSTSATSTPKEKPVWAHGIRLLQLTDRDSSVMTVAQVDDYSRHDPVVNTFRTVGQLHNLSASGEVAIMPETRFAEALVAKSSKMASDLLLVPWTETGDMVDSQILSSTTVNDKIGSSYGSFVKSVFESHDRNVAVFFSRSDPAAEGKAKSNERGKLMRAYSFGTLKDDIQVAPVSNKPYHIFLVYFGDQDDKLALHLVLQLCEKSKATATILHARSSASTSSSAADSALEHAASQLSASVASRVKFDTATGASTVEELLQYATTETQSEQSGPKIGPQLVVMGRRVAAQMDEGKLTDRPREDLRTCLGKLAGAFVAGGVKADLLVVQAKTVAEA, encoded by the exons ATGTCGACTGTCTCATCGGTTGTCTCAGCTGCCACCAAGACTCTGTCTTCGGCGGCAGCTACCTCTACAGCTGATCGTGCAGCAAGTCAAGGCGGTATTATTGATGGAGCGAATCCGACGAAATACAACCCCAAGGACCCTATTACGTTGTTCATTATCCAG GTGGTTTTGATCGTCATTGTGTGTCACCTCCTGCATTGGCCGTTGTCCAAGATTCGACAGCCTCGGGTCATTGCTGAAGTTGTGGGAGGAATTATTCTCGGCCCCTCGGTGATGGGACGTATCCCAGGTTTTCGAGAGACCATCTTTCCTGACGCTTCAATTCCAAATCTTTCCACTGTGGCCAATCTGGGATTGATCCTCTACTTGTTCCTCATTGGGCTGGAAACCGATGTACGATTCTTAATTAGCAACTGGCGAATTGCGACGTCTGTTGCGGTCGCAGGACTGGCTCTTCCTTTTGGCGTTGGCTGTGCATTGGCATACGGCGTTTATCATGCATTCCGCACTGATGCGGGCTTGGTACCCATCAAGTTTGAAGTCTATATGCTCTTTATTGGTATTGCCGTTGCAATCACC GCTTTTCCAGTTCTGTGTCGTATCCTGACCGAACTCAAGCTTCTGGACACAAACGTCGGTGTCATCACCCTCTCAGCGGGTGTAGCGAATGACGTTGTTG GATGGATTCTTCTCGCTCTTTGCGTTGCCCTGGTTAATGCTGGTTCGGGCTTGAACTCTCTCTGGATCCTGCTCACTGCTCTTGGATACATGCTGTTCCTGGTATTTCTCATAAAGCCAGCTCTCATGTGGCTTTTGCGACGCAATGGGAGCATCGAACATGGACCATCTCAGAGTGTAATCTCCCTTATTCTTCTGATTGCTCTCATCTCAGCCTTCTTCActggcatcatcggcatCCACCCTATTTTCGGCGGTTTCATGGCTGGTCTCATTATTCCTCGCCAAGAACGATTCAATATTCGTGTTACCGAAAAACTCGAAGATCTCATCGGCGCATTGTTCTTGCCACTCTACTTTACTCTTTCTGGCCTGAATACCAATCTGGGTCTGCTTGACTCCGGTGCCGCCTGGGGATACGTATTTGCCACCACCTTTGCCGCGTTCTTCTCCAAAATCATCGGTGCGTCTGTGGCCGCCCGTTTCAGTGGCCTGGTTTGGAGGGAGTCCTTCTCCATTGGTGTTCTCATGAGTTGCAAGGGTCTCGTGGAACTGATTGTACTT AATATCGGTCTACAAGCCAATATCTTGAGTACCAGAACCTTCACCATTTTCGTGGTCATGGCCCTTCTCACCACCTTTGCCACTACGCCCATCGTCAGCGTCTTATACCCACCATGGTATCAAGTCAAGATTGCTGCATGGAGACGAGGCGAGATCGACTGGGACACTGGCGCGCCAATCACTTCCCCGACAACCAGCTCCGATGGTGCCAAGGATGAGACCCCGTCTATTGAAAGAGTCAACCGTTTGCTTGTCTATCTTCGCCTCGACAACATGCCGTCTCTCCTACGCCTActtgccatgtttggcaaCACTTCAACGGAGATCACTCCTGCGGCTTCCGACACTGGAAATGATGAGATCCAAGATGTTTCCACCTCCGCCACGTCCACACCTAAAGAAAAGCCGGTCTGGGCCCACGGTATCCGACTCCTCCAGCTCACCGATCGTGACTCTTCCGTCATGACAGTCGCACAAGTTGACGACTACAGCCGCCACGATCCTGTTGTTAACACCTTCCGGACCGTTGGACAGCTGCATAACCTCTCAGCATCCGGTGAAGTCGCCATCATGCCCGAAACCCGCTTCGCAGAAGCCCTCGTCGCCAAGTCCTCCAAGATGGCATCAgatcttcttctcgtcccCTGGACCGAAACCGGCGACATGGTCGACTCACAGATTCTATCTTCCACTAccgtcaacgacaagatTGGCTCCTCATACGGTTCCTTTGTCAAGTCCGTCTTTGAATCGCACGACCGCAACgtcgccgtcttcttctcccgcAGTGATCCCGCTGCCGAAGGAaaggccaagagcaacgAGCGCGGCAAACTCATGCGCGCTTACTCATTTGGTACATTGAAGGATGACATTCAGGTTGCCCCCGTATCCAACAAGCCCTAccacatcttcctcgtctaCTTTGGCGACCAAGACGACAAGCTTGCTCTCCATCTCGTGCTGCAGTTATGTGAAAAGTCCAAAGCCACAGCGACTATTCTTCACGCACGATCCTCTGCAAGcacatcctcctccgctGCCGACTCTGCCCTCGAACACGCAGCCTCCCAGCTCAGCGCATCTGTTGCATCTCGCGTCAAATTCGACACAGCAACCGGCGCATCTACCGTCGAGGAACTCCTCCAATACGCCACCACAGAAACCCAATCAGAGCAATCTGGCCCCAAGATCGGTCCCCAGCTCGTCGTCATGGGTCGTAGAGTGGCCGCCCAAATGGACGAGGGTAAACTGACGGATAGACCCAGAGAAGACCTGCGAACATGTCTGGGTAAACTTGCTGGAGCCTTTGTTGCAGGCGGCGTCAAGGCCGATTTGCTGGTTGTGCAAGCCAAGACTGTTGCTGAGGCTTGA